From Rhizophagus irregularis chromosome 9, complete sequence, the proteins below share one genomic window:
- a CDS encoding uncharacterized protein (SECRETED:cutsite_CSA-QP; SECRETED:prob_0.9546); SECRETED:SignalP(1-26) translates to MCTIFRLGVTLTVLLIFSKLLLPCSAQPPQGPIPVPPSSLGTYTDGTILFATGDVKSPGLSKRSFNSNFASQLKITLHFLNTNGEFKHIDVSCNCDELLDIRPLNPNYLLLLTRDIPTSRNLTVKIMDWTNKILSNVSTNAQIQAIGTSMNGTRFFVAGINATQLLCIEYAINDNEQIVDGRINKSIEIPVSLTINQIVSLDYKSWGIIFKETLDADYYNYRLLIISPETENPTPIILNKDRISSILSQIACAANKNFQYYCLFTSYNDLLLVNIHNNLTNQTNLFQSICFDSAKVYTMPNIGFLVEVKTRAYIKYIVLNIDIDYGDPNNAFGESVVNNNQDDIDIDPFMLPNNTIVRILKKDNEYNFLSKGSSIPKKNQENGSYGLFNNTHIKETYPSDNELIPVGTDKIKLTFIHTVDLTAAVDISIHLESDGRYFLRQTLLCTDQYCEIGDNGYSLTINLLDITFNTPNAD, encoded by the exons ATGTGTACAATTTTTCGTCTCGGTGTTACACTAACCGTACTTCTAATTTTTTCTAAGTTATTATTACCATGTTCTGCTCAACCACCACAAGGTCCTATACCTGTTCCTCCTAGTTCTTTAGGAACTTACACTGATGGAACTATTTTATTCGCTACTGGCGATGTAAAGTCACCGGGGCTTTCGAAGAGATCCTTCAATTCTAATTTTGCTAGTCAGCTTAAAATTACGCTTCATTTCCTTAATACAAATGGAGAATTTAAACATATTGATGTTTCATGTAATTGCGATGAATTGCTTGATATACGTCCATTAAATccaaattatttactattattaacaAGAGATATTCCTACTTCTCGTAATTTAACTGTAAAGATAATGGATTGGACGAATAAGATATTAAGTAATGTGAGTACAAATGCACAAATTCAAGCTATTGGTACAAGTATGAATGGTACAAGATTTTTTGTAGCTGGAATAAATGCCACACAACTTTTATGCATTGAATACGCTATCAATGATAATGAACAAATAGTCGAtggaagaataaataaaagtatagAAATTCCTGTATCGTTGACAATCAATCAAATCGTCTCATTAGATTATAAATCATGGGGAATTATATTTAAGGAAACATTAGATGcggattattataattatcggcttttaattatttcaccTGAAACCGAAAATCCAACAcccataatattaaataaagatagaATTTCCAGTATTTTATCACAAATTGCTTGTGctgctaataaaaattttcaatattattgcttatttacaagttataatgatttattattggttaatatacacaataatttaacaaatcaaACCAATTTATTCCAGTCCATTTGTTTTGATTCCGCTAAAGTTTATACCATGCCGAATATTGGCTTTTTAGTAGAAGTTAAAACTCGTGCATACatcaaatatattgtattgaatattgatattgattatGGAGATCCAAACAATGCTTTTGGAGAATCGgtagtaaataataatcaagacGATATCGATATTGACCCTTTTATGCTTCCGAATAATACAATTGtacgtatattaaaaaaagataatgagtataattttttatctaaaggATCGTCCATACCTAAGAAAAATCAAGAAA atggTTCATATGGTTTATTCAATAATACTCATATTAAAGAAACTTATCCATCAGATAATGAATTGATTCCTGTTGGCactgataaaattaaattaacatttattcaCACTGTTGATCTAACAGCTGCTGTTGATATCTCAATCCATCTAGAATCTGATGGTAGATATTTTTTGCGTCAAACACTTTTATGTACGGATCAATATTGTGAGATAGGCGATAATGGTTATTCACTTACCATTAATTTACTTGATATTACTTTTAATACACCAAATGCTGATTAG